A portion of the Pseudomonas sp. PSE14 genome contains these proteins:
- a CDS encoding glycerol-3-phosphate dehydrogenase/oxidase: MSAWNAGWREKALPELATRDWDLIVVGGGISGAGILREAARRGWRCLLIEQRDFAWGTSSRSSKMVHGGLRYIAKGQFGLTRDSVRERQRLLGEAPGLVDPLSFIMPHYQGGFPGPRVFGTLLSLYDALAGRRNHLFYRLEELRYLAPGLKEERLLGGTRFQDAVTDDARLVMRVIGEARADGGEALNGLRVVELERRDGRVQGLVAEDRESGQRFGFRSRAVALATGAWADALRQKQGSEHIRPLRGSHLLLPAWRLPVAHAFSFMHGEDKRPVFVFPWEGATVVGTTDLDHRDTLDDDAAISREELDYLLAACAQQFPSARITAEDVRSTWAGVRPVVSDGAPSLKPSDEKREHALWSEPGCVTLAGGKLTTFRLLALEVLEACAPMLERPLEAAVDNVFSPSETIALPGLTPTQQRRLAGRHGRALPELARLLREVGSGRVGDTDCLWGELAWAAEGELVLHLDDLLLRRTRIGLLLADGAAAELPKIRALCQPRLGWSDARWKQEEQDYLALWRRSYSLPVAR, translated from the coding sequence ATGTCCGCCTGGAATGCCGGGTGGCGCGAAAAGGCGCTGCCGGAACTGGCAACCCGTGACTGGGACCTGATCGTGGTCGGCGGCGGCATCAGCGGTGCCGGCATCCTGCGCGAGGCTGCGCGGCGTGGCTGGCGCTGCCTGCTGATCGAGCAGCGCGACTTCGCCTGGGGCACCTCCAGCCGCTCGTCGAAGATGGTCCACGGCGGCCTGCGCTACATCGCCAAGGGCCAGTTCGGCCTGACCCGCGACTCGGTGCGCGAACGCCAGCGCCTGCTCGGCGAGGCGCCGGGGCTGGTCGATCCGCTGAGCTTCATCATGCCGCACTACCAGGGCGGCTTCCCCGGCCCACGGGTGTTCGGCACTTTGCTGTCGCTGTACGACGCACTCGCGGGGAGGCGCAATCACCTGTTCTATCGCCTGGAAGAACTGCGCTACCTGGCGCCGGGCCTGAAGGAAGAACGCCTGCTGGGCGGGACCCGCTTCCAGGATGCGGTGACCGACGACGCGCGGCTGGTGATGCGCGTGATCGGTGAAGCACGGGCCGATGGCGGCGAAGCGCTGAACGGCCTGCGGGTGGTCGAGCTGGAGCGCCGCGATGGCCGTGTGCAGGGGCTGGTCGCCGAGGATCGCGAGAGTGGCCAGCGCTTCGGGTTCCGCAGCCGCGCCGTGGCGCTGGCCACCGGCGCCTGGGCCGATGCACTGCGGCAGAAGCAGGGCAGCGAACATATTCGTCCGCTGCGCGGCAGCCACCTGTTGCTGCCAGCCTGGCGCCTGCCCGTGGCCCACGCCTTCAGCTTCATGCATGGCGAGGACAAGCGGCCGGTGTTCGTCTTCCCCTGGGAAGGTGCGACGGTGGTCGGCACCACGGACCTCGATCACCGCGACACCCTGGATGACGACGCGGCCATCAGTCGCGAAGAACTGGACTACCTGCTGGCCGCTTGCGCCCAGCAGTTCCCCTCCGCGCGAATCACGGCGGAGGACGTGCGCTCCACCTGGGCCGGCGTGCGCCCGGTGGTCAGCGATGGCGCGCCATCGCTCAAGCCCTCGGACGAAAAGCGCGAGCACGCCCTGTGGTCCGAGCCCGGTTGCGTGACCCTGGCTGGCGGCAAGCTCACCACCTTCCGCCTGCTGGCGCTGGAGGTACTGGAAGCCTGCGCGCCGATGCTGGAGCGGCCGCTGGAAGCAGCTGTGGACAACGTCTTCAGCCCGAGCGAAACCATTGCGCTTCCCGGCCTGACACCGACCCAACAGCGCCGCCTGGCGGGTCGCCACGGCCGTGCCTTGCCGGAGCTGGCACGGCTGCTGAGGGAAGTCGGCAGCGGGCGTGTCGGCGACACCGATTGCCTCTGGGGCGAACTGGCCTGGGCGGCGGAGGGCGAACTGGTGCTGCACCTCGACGACCTGCTGCTGCGCCGCACCCGCATCGGCCTGTTGCTGGCCGACGGCGCCGCCGCCGAACTGCCGAAGATCCGCGCGCTGTGCCAGCCACGTCTGGGCTGGAGCGACGCCCGCTGGAAGCAGGAAGAACAGGACTACCTGGCGCTCTGGCGGCGCAGCTACAGCCTGCCAGTGGCCAGATAA
- a CDS encoding FGGY-family carbohydrate kinase, whose protein sequence is MSEQNYLLAIDNGTQSVRALLFDLEGNLVGKGKVELEAYFSDNPGWAEQHPEYYWEQLGEACRRLWASVDIDRSRIRGVSLTTQRGTVIHVDEAGRALRPAIIWLDQRRAELGESIKGPWGWLFKLVGAQGAVDYFRTQAEVNWVAQQQPDIRRRTHKVLLLSGFLTQRLCGRYVDSVASSVAYLPFDYKRLQWAAPRDWKWQALEVRREQLPDLLKPGERLGEITAEASRHTGIPEGLLLIAAGADKACEVLGAGAIDPRVACLSYGTTATINTTRSRYLETIPLIPPYPAAIPDHFNTEVMIYRGFWMVSWFKREFGLREMQRAAELGVEPEKLFDDLVNSVPAGSMGLMLQPYWTPGIREPGLEAKGSIIGFGDVHTRAHIYRAILEGLAYALRQGKERIEKRSGTRIERLRVAGGGSQSDAAMQLTADIFGLPAERPHVYEASGLGAAIDCAVGLGLYPDFASAIAAMTRVGEVFQPRPEAQRTYERLYSEVYQRMYKQLKPLYQSIREITGYPA, encoded by the coding sequence TTGAGCGAACAGAACTACCTGCTGGCCATCGATAACGGCACCCAGAGCGTGCGCGCACTGCTTTTCGACCTGGAGGGCAATCTGGTCGGCAAGGGCAAGGTGGAGCTGGAGGCCTATTTCTCCGACAACCCCGGCTGGGCCGAACAACACCCGGAGTATTACTGGGAACAGCTGGGCGAGGCCTGCCGGCGCCTGTGGGCCAGCGTCGACATCGACCGCAGCCGTATCCGTGGCGTTTCCCTGACCACCCAGCGCGGCACGGTGATCCACGTCGATGAAGCGGGTCGGGCATTGCGCCCGGCGATAATCTGGCTGGACCAGCGCCGCGCCGAGCTGGGCGAGTCGATCAAGGGTCCCTGGGGCTGGCTGTTCAAGCTGGTGGGCGCGCAGGGCGCGGTGGATTATTTTCGCACCCAGGCCGAGGTCAACTGGGTGGCCCAGCAGCAGCCGGATATCCGGCGACGCACCCACAAGGTGCTGCTGCTCTCGGGCTTCCTTACCCAGCGACTGTGCGGGCGTTACGTGGACTCGGTGGCCTCCAGCGTGGCCTACCTGCCGTTCGACTACAAACGCCTGCAGTGGGCCGCGCCGCGCGACTGGAAATGGCAGGCGCTGGAGGTGCGCCGCGAGCAACTGCCGGACCTGCTCAAGCCCGGCGAGCGGCTGGGCGAGATCACCGCCGAGGCCAGTCGTCACACCGGGATTCCCGAGGGGCTGCTGCTGATCGCCGCGGGGGCGGACAAGGCCTGCGAAGTGCTCGGCGCCGGCGCCATCGATCCGCGCGTCGCCTGCCTGTCCTATGGCACCACGGCGACCATCAACACCACGCGCTCGCGCTACCTGGAAACCATCCCGCTGATACCGCCGTACCCGGCGGCGATCCCCGACCACTTCAACACCGAGGTGATGATCTACCGCGGTTTCTGGATGGTCAGCTGGTTCAAGCGCGAATTCGGCCTGCGCGAGATGCAGCGCGCCGCCGAACTGGGCGTCGAGCCGGAGAAGCTGTTCGACGACCTGGTCAACAGCGTGCCCGCCGGCTCCATGGGCCTGATGCTGCAGCCCTACTGGACGCCCGGCATCCGCGAGCCGGGGCTGGAGGCCAAGGGCTCGATCATCGGCTTCGGCGACGTGCATACCCGTGCGCACATCTACCGCGCCATCCTCGAAGGCCTGGCCTACGCGTTGCGCCAGGGCAAGGAGCGCATCGAGAAGCGCTCCGGCACCCGCATCGAGCGCCTGCGCGTGGCGGGCGGTGGCTCCCAGAGCGATGCGGCGATGCAACTGACCGCCGACATCTTCGGCCTGCCGGCGGAGCGCCCGCATGTCTACGAGGCGTCCGGCCTGGGCGCGGCGATCGACTGCGCGGTGGGGCTCGGGCTCTATCCGGACTTCGCCAGCGCCATCGCCGCCATGACCCGCGTCGGCGAGGTCTTCCAGCCGCGTCCGGAGGCGCAGCGCACCTACGAGCGGCTGTACAGCGAGGTCTACCAGCGCATGTACAAGCAACTGAAGCCGCTGTACCAGAGCATCCGCGAGATCACCGGTTATCCGGCGTGA
- a CDS encoding AraC family transcriptional regulator, with protein sequence MHSLGYTSVPALLKYLRHAESLGMDLDAALQAADLERAQLSDNSQRLPSEAHERLLQYLCAHSGDPLFGLHSARFVQPGSWSVLGYITMNCANLGEAMGRIIPYEKLVGDMGTSQLEPADDHVKLIWNCRHDAALIRRHMVENVLASWLLYARWIADTNGSPQEVWFEHAQPEGTDLAEYEQLFCCPVRFEQTCSALLVPLQLLSYPLRQADANLLRTLEEHALALMAELDDDEPLPLRVKNALRLLLKDGLPRKERVAERFEMTVRTLQRHLQQAGTSYQQILDELRQELAEHYLVHSDLPIQDIAQYLGFTESRSFHRSFKGWTGQTPGEYRQQQKKTPA encoded by the coding sequence ATGCATTCCCTCGGCTACACCTCCGTCCCCGCACTGCTGAAGTACCTGCGCCACGCCGAATCCCTCGGCATGGACCTGGACGCCGCGCTGCAGGCAGCGGACCTCGAACGCGCGCAACTGAGCGACAACAGCCAGCGCCTGCCCAGCGAGGCCCACGAGCGCCTGCTGCAATACCTCTGCGCGCACTCCGGCGACCCGCTGTTCGGGCTGCACTCGGCGCGTTTCGTACAGCCCGGCTCCTGGAGCGTGCTCGGCTACATCACCATGAACTGCGCCAACCTCGGTGAAGCCATGGGCCGGATCATTCCCTACGAAAAGCTGGTCGGCGACATGGGCACCAGCCAGCTCGAACCGGCCGACGACCACGTGAAGCTGATCTGGAACTGCCGCCACGACGCGGCGTTGATCCGCCGGCACATGGTGGAGAACGTGCTGGCCTCCTGGCTGCTCTATGCCCGCTGGATCGCCGACACCAATGGCTCACCGCAGGAAGTCTGGTTCGAACACGCGCAGCCCGAAGGCACCGACCTTGCCGAGTACGAGCAGTTGTTCTGCTGCCCGGTGCGTTTCGAGCAAACCTGCAGCGCCTTGCTGGTCCCTCTGCAGTTGCTCAGCTACCCGCTGCGCCAGGCCGACGCCAACCTGCTGCGCACCCTGGAAGAACACGCCCTGGCACTGATGGCCGAACTCGACGACGACGAGCCGCTGCCACTGAGGGTGAAGAACGCCCTGCGCCTACTGCTCAAGGACGGCCTGCCGCGCAAGGAGCGCGTCGCCGAACGCTTCGAGATGACCGTACGCACCCTGCAGCGCCACCTGCAGCAAGCCGGGACCAGCTACCAGCAGATCCTCGACGAACTGCGCCAGGAACTGGCCGAGCACTACCTGGTGCACAGCGACCTGCCGATCCAGGACATCGCCCAGTACCTGGGCTTCACCGAATCGCGCTCGTTCCACCGCAGCTTCAAGGGTTGGACCGGGCAGACACCCGGTGAATACCGCCAGCAGCAAAAGAAAACGCCGGCCTGA
- a CDS encoding FAD-binding oxidoreductase, protein MRRWNGWGEETTVVELPENGRGFLAELVGPGLTLPDATLEQVLAKVPASRLPEHPLVVREARDRLLHARGQSLPDWLAMREGEFGVFPDGVAYPQTAEQIRELLRFAELWDCLVIPYGGGTSVAGHINPPQSDKAVLTVSLEHMNRLLELDEQSLIATFGPGANGPQVESQLRARGYTLGHFPQSWELSTLGGWVVSRSSGQQSLRYGRIEQLFAGGSLETFAGTLEIPTFPASSAGPDLREMVMGSEGRFGILSSVKVRVTRIAEDERFYAVFLPSWEQALEGIRTLVQARVPLSMLRLSNAVETQTQLALAGHPGQIAWLERYLKMRGAGEGKCMLTFGVTGDRAQNATSLRAARRLLKGFGGVFTGTLLGKKWAQNRFRFPYLREALWENGYVVDTLETATDWSNVDNLLNRIEASLRDGLAAEGERVHVFTHLSHVYGEGSSIYTTYVFRPAASYAETHERWRKLKHAASQAIVQNRGTISHQHGVGKDHAPYLPVEKGPLGMAALKALAGHFDPSGRLSPGTLLQD, encoded by the coding sequence ATGCGACGCTGGAACGGCTGGGGTGAGGAAACGACGGTAGTGGAACTGCCCGAGAACGGGCGCGGTTTTCTCGCCGAGCTGGTCGGGCCTGGCCTGACGCTGCCGGATGCGACCCTGGAACAGGTGCTGGCCAAGGTGCCGGCCTCGCGCCTGCCCGAGCACCCGTTGGTGGTGCGCGAGGCCCGTGACCGCCTGCTGCACGCCCGCGGCCAGAGCCTGCCGGACTGGCTGGCGATGCGCGAAGGCGAGTTCGGCGTGTTCCCCGATGGCGTCGCCTACCCGCAGACCGCCGAGCAGATCCGCGAGCTGCTGCGCTTCGCCGAACTCTGGGACTGCCTGGTGATCCCCTACGGCGGCGGCACTTCGGTGGCCGGCCACATCAACCCGCCGCAGTCCGACAAGGCCGTGCTCACCGTCTCCCTGGAGCACATGAATCGCCTGCTGGAGCTGGACGAACAAAGCCTGATCGCCACCTTCGGCCCCGGCGCCAACGGCCCGCAGGTGGAAAGCCAACTGCGTGCCCGTGGCTACACCCTCGGGCACTTCCCGCAGTCCTGGGAACTGTCCACCCTCGGCGGCTGGGTCGTCAGCCGTTCCAGTGGCCAGCAGTCGCTGCGCTACGGGCGCATCGAGCAGTTGTTCGCCGGCGGTTCGCTGGAAACCTTCGCCGGCACCCTGGAGATCCCGACCTTCCCGGCCTCCTCGGCGGGGCCTGATTTGCGCGAGATGGTGATGGGTTCCGAAGGCCGCTTCGGCATCCTCTCCTCGGTAAAGGTACGCGTTACGCGTATCGCCGAGGACGAACGTTTCTACGCCGTCTTCCTACCGTCGTGGGAGCAGGCGCTGGAAGGCATCCGCACGTTGGTGCAGGCGCGGGTTCCGCTGTCCATGCTGCGCCTGTCCAACGCGGTCGAAACCCAGACCCAACTGGCCCTGGCCGGCCATCCGGGGCAGATCGCCTGGCTGGAGCGCTACCTGAAGATGCGCGGCGCGGGTGAGGGCAAGTGCATGCTCACCTTCGGCGTCACCGGCGACCGCGCACAGAACGCCACGTCGCTGCGCGCCGCGCGGCGTCTGCTCAAGGGCTTCGGTGGCGTGTTCACCGGCACCCTGCTGGGCAAGAAGTGGGCGCAGAACCGCTTCCGCTTCCCTTATCTGCGCGAGGCGCTGTGGGAGAACGGTTACGTGGTGGACACCCTGGAGACCGCCACCGACTGGTCCAACGTCGACAACCTGCTGAACCGCATCGAAGCCAGCCTGCGCGACGGCCTGGCCGCCGAGGGCGAGCGTGTGCACGTGTTCACCCACCTGTCCCACGTCTACGGCGAAGGTTCGAGCATCTACACCACCTACGTATTCCGCCCGGCCGCCAGTTACGCAGAAACCCATGAGCGCTGGCGCAAGCTCAAGCACGCGGCGAGCCAGGCCATCGTGCAGAACCGCGGCACCATCAGCCACCAGCACGGCGTGGGCAAGGACCATGCGCCCTACCTGCCGGTGGAGAAGGGCCCGCTGGGCATGGCGGCGCTCAAGGCGCTGGCCGGGCATTTCGACCCGTCCGGCCGCCTGAGCCCCGGCACCTTGCTGCAGGACTGA